GAGACACGGGACTGAGGGATTGGGATTGTGGTGctggggggacatggggggagTCACAGGCCTGGGACTGGGGTCATGggtgttttgggggaaaatgagGGGGGACATGAGATGGTGAGAGTGGGACTGGGGTCATGGTGGGGGCTGGGAGTGGGATTGTGGTCATGGTGGGATGGTGAGAGTGAGATTGTGGTCATgggggaggggagctgggagacACTGTGGGTGCAGGGGGTGATTCCTGGATTTGGGTTGAGGTTCTGGGGTGAGACCAAAGAAATTGGGGAATTGGAGTTGGACTGGGGCCTGGGTACAGGCTGACTGGGACACTGGGGCGTTCAGGGAGTGACCCCAGGATTTGGGTCGGGATCCTGGTGGGGCTGAGGACACTTGCAGTCATGGGAGTAGGATTGGGCTTCTGGGGTCCATGGTACTATGAGATTGGagttcctggagctgggggacaTTGGGGAGGCACAAGTAACCCCAGGATTCAGGATCAGGGACCCCAGACATGCCAAGGAGTCTGCTGGCCAGGAGTGCCTCCCTTCCCCTGGGCTGGCCCCACTCCCCTGCCCAGTCCCTCACTGAGGAACCCTCCTTTTGTCTCCTCTGTGTCCCCTTAGTGCCTCCAGTGTCCCACCCTGGTCCCTGTGGTCTCTCCACTCCATGGCCCCCCTGGCACagaccctggcactgctggcaatGGCCATGGCCACCACAGCTGTGGTGGTGGTGACCCTGGACATGGCTGAGGACTCCTTTGATGACCAGTACCGTGGCTGTGGCCCTGCCATCACTGCGACGTTGCCATTCCTCAACTGCTCTGAGTTCTACCAGAACCGTGTGTTTGCCCAGATCTGGGTGAAGGCTGCATCGGAGTTGCTGAGGTGGGGGCCCCCTGTGACCACTCTGACCCCAGCCCAGGCCATCGCAGTCATGGCCTACACCGAAGGCCTGTATGGCATTTTCAATCTGGCCATGCGTGCAGCCGGGCACTCCTGCCAGGGACACCGGGACAAGTTCCACTTCAAAactctgcatttcctgctgaCTGATGCCATGGCAACGCTGAGGAACAATCTGCAAGGGCAGTGTTATGACGTGTTCATGGAGTTGTGTGGTTTGAAGCACAGCATGGCGATGCAGTCTGGTTTGGTCAATTCATGACAATGGGGGCTGATCAAACCGACGTCACAATGCTCTGGGAATGAGACGATTTTCCAGGTGCACATGTGCCATGGCGTGGATATCAGCTTTTACTCTGCAATTGGATCTGGGGGTGTGCTGATCCCACCCTTTGAGACCTTCAGTGTCACCGAAGTCACCTGGGAAGGGGACACGGCAAACATTCAGCTCAGCTCCACTGGGACTTCCAGCAAATACAACTGTGAGTGGCTGTGAGGTgatggcacaggggacagcctggggggATGGGCAACACCCActgtggccttggggacacctCTGACAGGTCACAGGGGACAATGACCCTCACTGGGGATGGGGGACTGGGACAGAGACAGCCACAGTGTGTGGGGGGACAAGGATACGCTGGGCTGGGGAGATCAAGTCTGCAAAAAACCCATtgtggacacagggacaggaacacTCATGACAGGGCACGGAGATGGGGACCCCCACTTCTGGAAGGGAACATGGACAGGGaaacccctgccaggggcagcagggagagggacagagacagggacCCCCTGTACCTACCTTGTCCCACTCTGCCAAAGGCCGAGCTGTGATGACAGACCCTGTGAGCTGGACATGGGTGGGCCGGACCTTCCCTGGCACTCCCAGAACCCCTGTCACCCCCCACGGCCCCTCTGACTCCTCCTGGCCCCTGTCAATCCTAAGCCCACCATGACCCCCCTAACATCTCTGGCCTCTGTACCCTCCCCCCATGCCCCCACTGACACCCTGTCACCTGTCACCTCATGGCCCCCATCTCTCCTGTCACCCCTAACACCCCACTATGGTCATCCCTGACCCCTTCATTCTCCTCATCGTTCCCCCAATGCCCAACATTGTCCCTCAGGTGGGagtgtccccactgcccccttCCATGCTGGAAGACTCCTCCTGGCCACCACGGCCCTGGCAGTGGCCACGGGAATCTTCTGAGCCATGAGGCCACTGAGATCACTGTGGTCACAGTTGGAGCCATGGCCACCGTGGCAACACTGGTTGCCACCCTGATCACCAACACCATCAGGAATCCCAGAGAAAAGAGGCCAACAAGGCTACCAAGACCACTAcaggcactctggccaccctGGCAGCTATTGCTGACATGAGGCCACCGTGGCCACCACAGCCACTGTGGCCACCATGGCCACAAAAATCACCAAGGCTTCTGTGGCCACCATGATCACCAAGACTCCCTCAGCCACAATGCTACCACAGCCACCGTGGCTACCAATACCATTTTGCAAAGCAATTCTATTAAACAATTCTATCAAAAAAATTCCCTTAAACAATTCTGACAAAGCCAGCAAAAAAATGACAATTCTTAAGCAGGGCATGATGTCACACTCCAGAAAAACACCCGTGGGactgtttctttctctcaaaCTCTAGGAGGATCCTCAGGGAGGGAGGAACGTCAAACACATTTCATTCCAAGCAGGAACAGGGGAGAGGAATCCCTGTCTGAGAAGGGATTGGACATACCCAGGGTCACATGATGGAAAGCCTGGACCAGCTGTGGTGCTTCACCCTTAGCTGACAGTTTGGGGTTGGTGCTTTGGATTGATTTTAGCCCAATTCAACACCAAAATCAGCACAAGACCCTCTCAATGCAGCCCCGATTGCCACAATTAGGACATTGTACTTTTTCCACATTccaggcagagcctcctgccACATCCTGCACCTCAGGGAGACCTTAAAGGGTGGAAATGGGGAGGTTCAAGAGGGCAAGGAcaggtcctgtccctggggagggacagtCCCCAGTGCCAGTCCCAGCTGGGGTTGGcttgctggagcagctgtggagaaggacctcAGGATGCTGGTGGGAGACCAGTGGAGCTGGCTGTGTAGGCTGGGGCCAGGAGGGATCCAGGAGTTGTTGGAAAGAGTGGGGCCAAGAGGTCAGGGtctctccatcccaaaccattgcAGAGCCCCCGGGGCCGGGATGGGGCAGGGCGGGCACTTGGAAGCTCCAGCAGCTCGTGCTGCCGCCTGCTGTTGGCACCCAGAACTGCAGCTGGGGGCGGCTCATCCGCGGTGCCGCTAATTTCCCATGCTCGCTGCTGCCCTCCGGTGGACAATTCCTGAACTGCAACTCCAGGCAATGAGCGGGTAAAGAGGGAAAATCcctgatttgaaagaaaaaagttttctgaGTGAAACatcatggttttttttcatcaatAAATGGGTGGTATTGCCTCTGTCGCCAtttctccattttatttttcatcctttcttcattctgtttgtttttctttttttcctcccaatgCTTCTTCTGTTGCATTGCCTCAAATCACTGGCCCCAGACTGAtagttcatatttttttcattgcactgaagagccactgccagctccctcagcctttgctggtgctccagacccttccccagctccatcccttccctggacatgttccagcccctccaggtcctttctgaggggctgcagtgaaggaggaaaaagagaggactATTTCTCCAGCATCTCTTTGAAGATCAAggtttgaaaaataaagcattaagCGGCCTCTAAGGAAAACACCAGGAACTGCTTTATTTTAGGAAACGAGGGACCCTTAAGGAAAGGTGTTGCAAGAGCTGCAGTGGATACATCAGGCGAGTCAGCAGCAAATTTGGGTAAACTTTTGATACACCAGGCAAGCAAGGATCAAATTTCTGATAAATATTTGATACACCAGGCGAGCAAGGATCAAGAATTTGATACATTTCTTATATGGCAGCTGTGCAAGCAGCAATTTATTGGTACATCAAGCAAGGCAGCCAAGGAGTGCTAGCAGGTGGCCGTGACATTGCCACTCCCAAACCCCTCTATCGGGAAGTGCCCAAGTGgccccaggtgctgcccagtctctgctgtccatgctgtcctgtgctgtcctggctgctccagcccccctgtgctggtcctgctgccctggcatcGCTCCCTCGCTATGCAGCTCTCGGAGGGGCTTTTCCAGGATGGACGCCATGTTACAATGACCATGGTGGCCACAGTGGCTGTGGTGGCCACGGTGATTACGATCACCTGGGTAACCAAGGTGGCCATGGTGGTCTCGGTA
This portion of the Serinus canaria isolate serCan28SL12 chromosome 25, serCan2020, whole genome shotgun sequence genome encodes:
- the LOC115484106 gene encoding NAD(P)(+)--arginine ADP-ribosyltransferase 2-like, with the protein product MAPLAQTLALLAMAMATTAVVVVTLDMAEDSFDDQYRGCGPAITATLPFLNCSEFYQNRVFAQIWVKAASELLRWGPPVTTLTPAQAIAVMAYTEGLYGIFNLAMRAAGHSCQGHRDKFHFKTLHFLLTDAMATLRNNLQGQCYDVFMELCGLKHSMAMQSGLVNS